A window from Montipora capricornis isolate CH-2021 chromosome 7, ASM3666992v2, whole genome shotgun sequence encodes these proteins:
- the LOC138055659 gene encoding uncharacterized protein, translating to MGKECLQILLNLKLAEEERTDVDERYMFNTCMQNVEGPIDRYVNRLRKHAATCEFGTLTDEFIRDRLVLGIRDESTKLRLLKDKLDLNKTLHICRSNEIASSQLKAMSSDSNKAQNKEEIRVVRERKSKSPQKSRSTKQIQRKDASKSEFTRKKKYKCYNCGGSERHKLQDCPAYGRECKTCGKRNHFASVCLSKRSDDV from the coding sequence ATGGGCAAAGAGTGTCTTCAAATCCTCCTAAACCTCAAACTAGCAGAGGAAGAAAGAACAGATGTTGACGAGCGGTACATGTTCAATACATGCATGCAAAACGTCGAAGGGCCGATAGATAGATACGTAAACCGATTGCGTAAACACGCAGCGACATGCGAGTTTGGAACACTGACTGACGAATTCATACGGGATAGACTTGTCCTCGGAATTCGCGATGAAAGCACAAAACTGCGTCTTCTAAAAGATAAACTGGATCTCAACAAAACTCTCCACATTTGCCGGAGCAACGAAATTGCAAGCAGTCAACTAAAAGCCATGAGCTCAGATAGCAACAAAGCAcagaacaaagaagaaatacGCGTAGTTCGAGAGCGGAAGTCCAAGTCACCACAAAAGTCACGCAGCACAAAGCAAATCCAAAGGAAAGACGCCAGCAAAAGTGAATTTACtcgaaaaaagaaatacaaatgcTACAACTGTGGTGGTTCCGAAAGGCACAAATTACAAGACTGCCCAGCATATGGCAGAGAATGCAAGACCTGTGGCAAAAGGAACCACTTTGCGTCTGTTTGTTTATCAAAAAGATCAGACGACGTGTAG